A single Vanacampus margaritifer isolate UIUO_Vmar chromosome 14, RoL_Vmar_1.0, whole genome shotgun sequence DNA region contains:
- the egfl7 gene encoding epidermal growth factor-like protein 7, giving the protein MIQTTFLAALLVLHAAPTPSSYAHYHHGRRVCGARDPHHQHQQQRQHHHVVTATESYVLPLHKPYMTVCQGHRLCSTYKTVYTVAYRQVSRVASFSNFYPKCCPGWRRFHSLNCNQDVDECVEQHPCSHQCINTVGSFRCSCRDGFVLAGDARSCHHLGASASAPAPPSGGTSGIIPGNVTEEVQNLRDRVELLEKKLQVALAPYSNVFPEDGTLENSATLLSHSFRQLDRIDSLSEQIGFLEERLGTCSCQEN; this is encoded by the exons ATGATCCAAACGACGTTCCTCGCCGCCCTCCTCGTCCTCCACGCCGCACCTACGCCCTCGTCCTACGCTCACTACCACCACGG GAGGAGGGTGTGTGGCGCCCGGGACCCCCACCACCAGCACCAGCAGCAACGTCAGCATCACCACGTCGTCACGGCGACCGAGTCGTACGTCCTGCCGCTGCACAAGCCCTACATGACCGTGTGTCAGGGCCACCGTCTCTGCAGCACCTACAA AACCGTGTACACGGTGGCTTACCGGCAGGTGAGCAGAGTAGCGTCTTTCTCCAACTTCTACCCCAAATGTTGTCCGGGATGGAGACGCTTTCACTCACTCAATTGTAACCAAG atgtAGACGAGTGCGTGGAGCAGCATCCATGCTCTCACCAGTGCATCAACACGGTCGGCAGTTTCCGATGCTCGTGCCGCGACGGTTTCGTCCTGGCCGGGGACGCTCGCTCCTGCCACCATCTTGGAGCGTCCGCCTCCGCTCCGGCGCCACCCTCAG GTGGTACGTCAGGCATCATTCCCGGGAACGTGACGGAAGAAGTGCAGAACTTGAGGGACAGAGTGGAGCTTCTAGAAAaa AAGCTGCAGGTGGCGCTGGCGCCCTACAGCAACGTTTTCCCAGAGGACGGCACGTTGGAGAACAGCGCCACCTTGCTGTCGCACTCATTCCGACAGCTGGACCGCATCGACTCCTTAAGCGAGCAGATCGGATTCTTAGAGGAGCGTTTGGGAACCT GCTCCTGCCAGGAAAACTAG
- the agpat2 gene encoding 1-acyl-sn-glycerol-3-phosphate acyltransferase beta has translation MDVLLWMAPLVVPVLVLLLLWSSGHALVFYFKKCFYVAWMMVLALLAIPLCVLKSGGRDVENMRIIRALVRHVKYFLGLRFEVSGWEHLQTPGPYVIISNHQSSLDVLGLMEILPDRCTMIAKKELIYAGTVGLICWLGGIVFINRKKTSDAKSVMADAAKTMLDEQIRLWVFPEGTRNQRGDLLPFKKGAFHLAVQAQAPIIPVVFSSYSSFYLRKEKQFKSGTIRLKILPKIETKGMASDDVASLADKSFEAMRSAFLDISGLPCSNGPIRH, from the exons ATGGATGTTCTCCTGTGGATGGCCCCGCTGGTGGTGCCGGTcctggtgctgctgctgctgtggagCAGCGGTCACGCGTTGgtgttttatttcaaaaagtGCTTCTACGTGGCCTGGATGATGGTGCTGGCGCTGTTGGCGATCCCGCTGTGTGTGCTCAAAAGCGGCGGCAGGGACGTCGAGAACATGAG GATCATCCGTGCCCTGGTTCGGCACGTGAAGTATTTCCTGGGCCTGCGCTTTGAAGTCAGCGGCTGGGAGCACCTGCAGACCCCGGGCCCCTACGTCATCATCTCCAACCACCAGAGCTCTCTCGACGTTTTGG GCCTGATGGAGATCCTGCCCGACCGCTGCACCATGATCGCCAAGAAGGAGCTGATTTACGCCGGCACGGTGGGCCTCATCTGCTGGCTGGGCGGCATCGTCTTCATCAACCGCAAGAAGACAAGCGACGCCAAAAGCGTCATGGCCGACGCCGCCAAAACCATGTTGGACGAACAG ATCCGTCTGTGGGTGTTTCCAGAAGGAACGCGAAACCAGAGAGGAGACCTGTTGCCCTTCAAAAAAGGCGCGTTCCACTTGGCTGTGCAAGCACAA GCGCCCATTATACCGGTGGTCTTCTCCTCCTACAGTAGCTTCTACCTACGGAAAGAGAAGCAGTTCAAATCGG GGACCATCCGGTTGAAGATCCTCCCGAAGATCGAGACCAAGGGCATGGCGTCCGACGACGTGGCGTCCCTCGCCGACAAATCCTTCGAGGCGATGCGCTCGGCCTTCCTGGACATCTCCGGCTTGCCGTGCAGCAACGGCCCCATCAGGCACTGA